The following nucleotide sequence is from Salvia miltiorrhiza cultivar Shanhuang (shh) chromosome 7, IMPLAD_Smil_shh, whole genome shotgun sequence.
TCAAGAAGCCGGTCAGCCTGAGTTTCTCAAACAAGCTGGTGTTCGAGTTGCACTGGTATGGCTTCTCAGACGGGCAGGCATGGGAGAATGGCAACCTGAACCAAGTATGTGGGCAAGTGGTGGGCGAGACGATGAGGAAGGCCGGTTTCCTTCTAGAGCAAGGCTACCCCTTGTTCCTGAGCGAGTTCGGTGTCGACATGAGGGGCACTAATGTCAATGACAATAGGTACTTGAACTGCTTTATGGGATGGGCAGCTGAACTAGATGTGGAATGGGCACTCTGGGTTCTCACAGGTAGTTACTACCTCAGAGAAGGGGTAGTTGGACTTGATGAAACTTATGGAGTTTACAACTGGAATTGGTGTGATATCAGAAATCAAACCATTCTTCAAAAGATATCTGCTCTCCAGTATCCCTTTAAAGGTAAcatcatatattcatatttcCTGTAAATTTCTGAAACTCTTAGTTCTACAAGTCAGTAGCATCACATACCTGCTTAATCCAGCAATCACAACTTGGGTGTTGAAAACCGCAGGGCCGGGCTATTCAGAAACGCGTTCACATAAAGTAATTTTCCATCCTATGACGGGGCTGTGTGTGAAGAGGCTGTCGTTGGTGGAGCCGTTGGTTTTAGGTCCATGCTCTGAGGCCGAAGCATGGACCTATTCTCCCCAGAAAACCTTGACAATAAGAGGAACATATTTCTGCCTTCAAGCAGACAAGTTAGGGCATCCTGCAAAACTCGGGGTAATATGCAGTTCTGCCAGTTCAAAATGGGAAGCCATCTCAGATTCTAAGATGCATCTATCTTCAAAACTTAAAGATGGTACTGATGTTTGCTTGGACATAGACTCGGACAGCAACATAGTCACGAATAACTGCAAATGCTTGGACAAAAACAgtaagtgtgatccagggagcCAATGGTTCAAAATCATAGACAGCACAAGATATGGAGCTGATAATAGCTTCCTTGAGATCAGCTCGATTGTGAAGCTTATATCAAAGAATCTTCTAGCTAGTTTTAGCTTATAAACATATGAGAGCCACGTCCATGACACATCCACACATGTTATAGAGATTGCAAACTGACAGGGGAGGATGCTTTGCCCCAAGTAAATCACTGATAATGACAGATATGTTACTTATAGTATGATTGCAAGATTTTAATCACAAATAACTGCTGCTCCACAAGGGCACCTATCAATTATTAACACAACCTTGATTTTTTGTCTTCATTTTACTGATACATCTACTATGGCACATACTCAAAATTTACCAAACTTCATAAGGAGGTTAGTGCAATCAATTAATGATTCTTAACTCAGAAACAAGAGCAACAACCAGTTTGCATACCAGTAAGGTATCATGATATTATCCATCGTATACTTACTGAGacagaaagggagagagagggaataACTGTAAACTGTAGAAATAATAATCTCCAACAAACTGCAACATGGA
It contains:
- the LOC130995523 gene encoding glycosyl hydrolase 5 family protein-like: MGSLLYFFFSFVSVCSITSAATLPLSTESRWIVDESGHRVKLACVNWPSHLEVVVAEGLSKKAADEISSEIIDMGFNCVRFTWPLFLFTNDTLASLSVRQSFKNLGLFEAIAGLQINNPSIIDLSLIKAYQAVVASLAKKNVMIILDNHTSKPGWCCSNFDGNGFFGDVYFNPDLWIKGLTRVATIFNSTRNVVAMSLRNELRGSRQNVNDWYRYMQKGAEAVHAANPNVLVILSGLNYDRDLSFLLKKPVSLSFSNKLVFELHWYGFSDGQAWENGNLNQVCGQVVGETMRKAGFLLEQGYPLFLSEFGVDMRGTNVNDNRYLNCFMGWAAELDVEWALWVLTGSYYLREGVVGLDETYGVYNWNWCDIRNQTILQKISALQYPFKGPGYSETRSHKVIFHPMTGLCVKRLSLVEPLVLGPCSEAEAWTYSPQKTLTIRGTYFCLQADKLGHPAKLGVICSSASSKWEAISDSKMHLSSKLKDGTDVCLDIDSDSNIVTNNCKCLDKNSKCDPGSQWFKIIDSTRYGADNSFLEISSIVKLISKNLLASFSL